A single genomic interval of Rosistilla ulvae harbors:
- a CDS encoding ABC transporter ATP-binding protein — protein MDSPLAIDIQDLRKTYREGIFRKRRQQALRGVSLDVRPGEVFGLLGPNGAGKTTMIKILLGIVHKSSGTASLLGHAAGSQISRSRVGYLPENLRVARHHTARTALNFYGRLSRMSTQQIARRSDELLELVGLRHRDRESVRGFSKGMGQRLGLAQALLHDPDLLILDEPTDGLDPLGRSQVRDIINQLKGQGKTIFLNSHILQEVETICDRFAILAQGEVRAIGSIDDLRGTNAETAATLIVSHLPSDAIEKLAQADVTATTETINPDLQRVLIDRCPQADLDRAVDALRAAGASIHQIQRGTSTLEQIFLSLVQPQPPESL, from the coding sequence GTGGATTCGCCTCTCGCCATCGACATTCAGGATCTTCGCAAAACCTATCGCGAAGGGATCTTCCGCAAACGCCGTCAACAAGCCCTGCGTGGAGTCTCGTTGGATGTGCGACCGGGGGAGGTCTTCGGGTTGCTGGGCCCCAACGGCGCGGGCAAGACGACGATGATCAAGATCCTGCTGGGGATCGTGCACAAGTCGAGCGGCACGGCTTCGTTGCTGGGACACGCTGCGGGCAGCCAGATCAGCCGCAGTCGTGTTGGCTACCTGCCAGAGAACCTACGCGTCGCCAGGCATCACACGGCGCGAACGGCACTCAATTTTTACGGTCGCTTGAGCCGAATGTCGACGCAGCAGATCGCCCGCCGCAGCGATGAACTTTTGGAATTGGTCGGCCTTCGACATCGCGACCGCGAATCGGTTCGCGGCTTCAGCAAAGGGATGGGCCAACGCCTGGGACTGGCTCAAGCGTTGTTGCACGATCCCGATCTCTTGATCCTCGATGAACCAACCGATGGCCTCGATCCGTTGGGACGTTCGCAAGTTCGCGACATCATCAACCAACTGAAGGGACAAGGGAAGACGATCTTCTTGAACAGCCACATTCTGCAAGAGGTCGAAACGATCTGCGACCGGTTTGCGATTCTGGCTCAGGGCGAAGTGCGAGCGATCGGTTCGATCGATGACCTGCGAGGCACAAACGCAGAGACCGCGGCAACGTTGATCGTCAGTCATCTGCCCAGCGACGCGATCGAAAAATTGGCACAAGCAGACGTGACCGCAACGACCGAGACGATCAATCCCGACTTGCAGCGTGTGCTGATCGATCGATGTCCGCAAGCCGATCTCGATCGCGCCGTCGACGCGTTGCGGGCGGCGGGTGCCAGTATCCATCAGATTCAACGCGGCACGTCGACGTTGGAACAGATCTTTCTCTCCCTGGTCCAGCCTCAACCGCCCGAGTCATTGTGA
- a CDS encoding sensor histidine kinase: MFERRSIKWPVILGVVMILLVVTLTIGWVILTVIGGLKDPESAPIYWVSLSIGAVLLICMLAGVIVYLTVTVKAIKLNQRQSNFIDSVTHELKSPIASLKLYLQTLSRRQVSEQQRQDFHRFMMEDVERLDNLINHLLDAARLDREAEPNPAEDCRVDQILNQCAHAVCLRYRQPLETVTVHAEPAMITAPPVDLGILFRNLIDNAVKYSGSPPEVIVRLRPMSAGKLCIRITDNGPGIPKELRRRIFGRFIRVGNELERAKPGTGLGLYLVRTLVKSLRGTIRVEDRRGTTGTEFEVILPGLRIEPPENDPPEQSHVAPTPLL; encoded by the coding sequence ATGTTCGAACGTCGCAGTATTAAATGGCCCGTAATTCTGGGCGTCGTCATGATCCTGTTGGTGGTCACGTTGACCATTGGCTGGGTGATTTTGACCGTTATCGGCGGACTCAAAGACCCTGAGAGTGCGCCGATCTATTGGGTCAGCCTGAGTATCGGGGCGGTGCTGCTGATTTGTATGTTGGCCGGCGTAATCGTCTACCTGACGGTGACCGTCAAAGCGATCAAGCTGAATCAACGGCAATCGAACTTCATTGATAGCGTGACGCACGAGCTGAAGAGTCCGATTGCAAGCCTGAAGCTGTACCTACAAACACTCAGTCGTCGGCAGGTGAGCGAGCAGCAGCGTCAGGATTTCCATCGCTTCATGATGGAGGATGTCGAGCGTTTAGATAATCTGATCAACCACCTGTTGGATGCGGCAAGATTGGATCGCGAAGCGGAACCAAATCCGGCAGAAGATTGCCGCGTCGATCAGATCCTGAACCAATGTGCACACGCGGTTTGTCTGCGATACCGCCAACCATTGGAGACGGTGACGGTGCATGCCGAACCGGCGATGATCACCGCGCCGCCGGTCGATCTGGGAATTCTGTTCCGTAATCTGATCGACAACGCTGTCAAATACAGCGGTTCCCCGCCGGAGGTGATCGTTCGCTTGCGGCCGATGTCCGCGGGCAAGTTGTGCATTCGGATCACCGACAACGGGCCGGGGATTCCGAAGGAGCTGCGGCGGAGAATATTTGGTCGCTTCATTCGCGTCGGTAATGAACTGGAGCGAGCCAAGCCAGGGACAGGGCTGGGACTGTATCTGGTCCGGACGTTGGTGAAGTCGCTGCGCGGCACGATCCGTGTCGAAGATCGTCGCGGGACGACGGGGACCGAATTCGAAGTGATCCTGCCGGGGCTGCGGATCGAACCTCCCGAGAACGACCCACCGGAACAATCGCATGTCGCACCGACGCCGCTGCTGTAA
- a CDS encoding response regulator transcription factor: MKGSTHILIVEDEEHLGVGIKYNLEQEGYRVTLCADGPTALKLIEQMPESIDLMVLDLMLPGMSGYTVCETVRDWGLTLPILMLSARTLAEDRTRGFDVGANQYLAKPFDLDELLSRVKNLLQLSRPNRTPRKPKPEPVKEVRFATTFVNFETFEVEVDDKPARMTPKELRLLKYFVENEGRVISRQELLTEVWELPGQLQTRAVDQFIVRLRKVFEVDPSNPRHLLTIRDAGYRFVKEPADADDGEE, from the coding sequence ATGAAAGGTTCCACTCATATATTGATCGTCGAAGACGAAGAACACCTGGGGGTTGGCATCAAGTACAACCTGGAACAGGAAGGTTATCGTGTGACGCTGTGCGCCGATGGGCCGACGGCGCTGAAGCTGATCGAACAGATGCCCGAATCGATCGACCTGATGGTTCTGGATCTGATGCTGCCCGGAATGAGTGGCTATACGGTTTGCGAAACCGTCCGCGACTGGGGGCTGACTCTGCCGATCCTGATGCTGTCGGCTCGCACCTTGGCCGAAGATCGCACCCGAGGTTTCGACGTTGGGGCGAATCAGTATTTGGCCAAGCCGTTTGATCTGGACGAACTGTTAAGCCGCGTGAAGAACCTGTTGCAGCTGTCGCGGCCGAATCGAACGCCGCGAAAACCGAAACCCGAGCCGGTCAAAGAGGTCCGTTTTGCGACGACGTTCGTGAACTTCGAAACCTTCGAGGTCGAAGTCGACGACAAACCGGCGCGGATGACTCCCAAGGAGCTTCGCTTGCTGAAGTACTTCGTCGAAAACGAAGGCCGCGTGATCAGCCGCCAGGAATTGTTGACCGAGGTTTGGGAGCTGCCCGGCCAATTGCAAACCCGCGCCGTCGATCAGTTTATCGTGCGGTTGAGGAAAGTGTTTGAAGTCGATCCGTCGAACCCGAGGCATCTGCTGACGATCCGCGATGCCGGTTATCGGTTTGTCAAAGAGCCTGCCGATGCGGATGACGGCGAGGAGTAA
- a CDS encoding DNA internalization-related competence protein ComEC/Rec2 gives MSSQHSPSCPSRLGRETRLLNAPRQPMLMIAVAGLIGILCDHRLDISSDHWPLLVAVAIAVVTIAWVCQPLRIAAILLATAGSFGFYHHQQLYQYERQTLAGFLSDAWQPIWVEAIVRSPIQRRPDVLAEQRSEHPAEAWQSLMTIEAVAIRDGASYRAASGTARVIVEGEVTGLLYGDRIRFAGHAQRIPAASNPGEVDLQQAYRARRQLVRMHVDTPAQIDVVAAGNWSLRRAIDAIGNRGQQALVANLKPEQAPLAEALVLGRREAVDRSMRDRLLETGTIHLLAVSGLHVGIVAIAASWLAIFLGGSRTTNLLFVIGVCLAYMLVTGARPPVVRAATLISIFLIGRLIGKRSDPLNALASAAVLLMLIDPLSIGQIGTHLSFLAVATIVLCSDLPDPRPQLDPLDELLQSRWAMLLALGQTAWQSVRQLISISFWIWIIGLPIVWHHFHVITPISVIANVLLWIPLTVALVSGLVTAVLGGIWLPLGSISGEICSRSLQIIVRLVDGLANVDGAFFWLPSPPHWMLPVFYLGIAAAAFLMPHRYKRPAVLACAALWLAVAMGLATRRADPDRMVATFIDVGHGTSVLLEFPNGENWLYDAGRLGDPAFARWPIEAVLWSEGIRHLDGLIVSHADSDHYNAIAGLAERFSIARVVGSRELFEDKQQGIIEVERVLNAKGIPIESLAAGDLLLQQPHCRVTALHPPAKHVPGKDNANSIVLRIDCFDRTILLPGDLEQPGTALLLSQSRPRPGGVLMAPHHGSLSQDIFPILQWADPSIVIASGGKRAAGPRVRKMLTETGAQGFVTHRDGAIRVSITRDGIVVRTWRQSPWPKGG, from the coding sequence ATGAGTTCGCAACACAGCCCCAGTTGCCCATCGCGACTGGGGCGAGAGACGCGCTTGCTCAACGCTCCACGGCAACCGATGCTGATGATCGCCGTGGCCGGTTTGATCGGGATCTTGTGCGATCATCGCTTGGACATTTCGTCGGACCATTGGCCGCTGTTGGTCGCCGTCGCAATCGCGGTGGTAACGATTGCGTGGGTCTGCCAGCCGCTCCGCATCGCAGCGATCCTGCTGGCAACCGCAGGCAGCTTCGGTTTCTATCACCATCAACAACTGTACCAATACGAACGCCAAACGTTGGCTGGGTTCTTGAGCGACGCTTGGCAACCGATCTGGGTCGAAGCGATCGTCCGCTCCCCGATCCAACGGCGGCCCGATGTGCTCGCCGAACAGCGATCCGAACATCCGGCGGAGGCTTGGCAATCATTGATGACCATCGAAGCGGTGGCCATTCGCGATGGGGCCAGCTACCGCGCGGCCAGCGGCACAGCGCGAGTGATCGTTGAAGGCGAAGTGACTGGCCTGCTGTACGGCGATCGAATTCGTTTCGCAGGCCACGCCCAACGCATTCCCGCCGCGTCGAATCCGGGCGAGGTCGACTTGCAACAGGCCTATCGTGCCCGTCGCCAACTGGTCCGCATGCACGTCGATACGCCCGCGCAAATCGACGTCGTTGCCGCGGGCAACTGGTCGCTGCGCCGCGCGATCGATGCGATTGGAAATCGCGGTCAGCAGGCGCTTGTGGCGAACCTGAAACCGGAACAAGCTCCGCTCGCCGAGGCGTTGGTTTTAGGCCGCCGCGAAGCTGTCGACCGATCGATGCGAGATCGGTTGTTGGAAACCGGCACGATCCATCTGCTGGCTGTCAGCGGTTTGCATGTCGGCATCGTGGCGATTGCAGCTTCCTGGCTGGCGATCTTTCTGGGCGGTTCGCGAACCACGAACCTTCTATTTGTGATCGGCGTCTGTTTGGCCTACATGCTCGTCACCGGAGCGCGACCGCCAGTCGTTCGAGCGGCGACGTTGATCAGCATCTTTCTGATCGGTCGCTTGATCGGGAAACGCTCCGATCCATTGAACGCGCTGGCCAGCGCCGCGGTCTTGCTGATGTTGATCGATCCATTGTCGATCGGCCAGATCGGCACACACCTCTCGTTTCTCGCGGTCGCGACGATCGTGTTGTGCAGCGATCTGCCCGATCCACGGCCTCAACTGGACCCGCTGGATGAACTGCTGCAGAGCCGCTGGGCGATGCTGCTGGCCTTAGGGCAAACCGCGTGGCAGAGCGTCCGCCAGCTGATCTCGATAAGTTTCTGGATCTGGATCATCGGATTGCCTATCGTCTGGCACCACTTCCACGTCATCACGCCGATCTCGGTCATCGCCAACGTTCTGTTGTGGATCCCTTTGACGGTGGCCCTCGTCTCGGGATTGGTGACCGCGGTGCTGGGCGGAATCTGGCTTCCCCTCGGTTCGATATCGGGAGAGATCTGCAGTCGGTCGCTGCAAATCATAGTTCGCCTGGTCGACGGACTGGCAAACGTCGACGGCGCGTTCTTCTGGCTCCCCTCGCCACCGCACTGGATGCTGCCAGTCTTTTATCTTGGGATCGCCGCCGCAGCTTTTCTGATGCCCCATCGATATAAGAGACCTGCAGTCCTGGCCTGCGCCGCCCTCTGGCTCGCCGTCGCGATGGGGCTAGCGACGCGGCGGGCCGATCCCGATCGCATGGTCGCGACCTTCATCGACGTGGGGCACGGAACAAGCGTCCTTCTGGAGTTTCCCAACGGCGAAAATTGGCTGTACGACGCGGGACGCTTGGGCGATCCCGCATTCGCTCGCTGGCCGATCGAAGCTGTCCTTTGGAGCGAGGGGATTCGGCATCTCGACGGCCTGATCGTCTCGCATGCCGATTCGGACCACTACAACGCGATCGCCGGATTAGCCGAACGATTTTCGATCGCTCGCGTCGTGGGATCACGCGAATTGTTCGAGGACAAACAGCAAGGGATCATCGAAGTCGAGCGTGTTTTAAACGCAAAGGGGATTCCGATCGAAAGCCTTGCGGCCGGAGACCTGTTGTTGCAGCAACCTCATTGCCGCGTCACGGCGCTCCATCCGCCAGCCAAACACGTGCCGGGGAAGGACAACGCCAACAGCATCGTGCTGCGGATCGATTGCTTCGATCGCACGATCCTGCTGCCGGGCGATCTGGAACAACCGGGGACCGCGTTACTGTTGAGCCAATCGAGACCGCGACCTGGCGGCGTGTTGATGGCGCCGCATCACGGCAGCCTGTCGCAGGATATCTTTCCGATCCTGCAGTGGGCCGATCCATCGATCGTTATCGCCAGCGGCGGCAAGCGCGCCGCGGGACCGCGGGTGCGGAAGATGCTGACCGAAACGGGAGCCCAAGGATTTGTGACTCACCGCGACGGAGCGATCCGCGTGAGCATCACCCGAGATGGAATCGTGGTCCGCACGTGGCGGCAGAGCCCCTGGCCCAAAGGCGGATAA
- a CDS encoding sialate O-acetylesterase, with protein MTSDFPSIRRAIFGLLVSATVATSAMADVRVPAIFGSNMVLQRDQANPVWGWAEPGEEVVVTIAGQTKKTKADDQGKWRVTLDPLTLGDAKTMVIEGKNRLEFTDVLIGEVWLCSGQSNMQYSVNQANDADLEKMTANYPHIRLISVPLVGVQEPKDDFQGEWLQCTSSTVGSFSAVGYFFGRQLHQSLGVPIGLIDNSWGGSACEAWVNRDLLEADEAYGPLLERWGKEEAQYEKLSAAEAEDDKQAKQLAKLKQRMTGQHRPGNLYCGVLNPILGYGIRGTIWYQGESNASRAYQYRDLFPLMIKSWREEWNQGDFPFYWVQLADYRNEVSEPGDSDWAELREAQTMTMDRLPNTGEAVIIDIGEGRDIHPRNKQDVAKRLARWALAKDYGLEIEHQSPRYKSVETEGNKMTLTFDHVGAKGLYTFDVKHPIGFTIAGEDQKFVDAQAKLVGKDKVVVWSDEVSEPVAVRYAWATNPIANVTARNGLPLTPFRTDDWKGVTADAK; from the coding sequence ATGACAAGTGACTTTCCGAGTATTCGACGGGCAATTTTCGGATTGCTCGTTTCCGCAACCGTCGCAACCTCCGCGATGGCCGACGTTCGCGTCCCGGCGATTTTCGGCAGCAACATGGTGCTGCAACGCGACCAAGCCAATCCCGTCTGGGGCTGGGCTGAACCGGGGGAAGAGGTCGTCGTGACGATTGCCGGTCAAACCAAAAAGACGAAGGCCGACGATCAAGGCAAATGGCGCGTGACGTTGGACCCGCTGACTTTGGGCGACGCCAAGACAATGGTGATCGAAGGCAAGAACCGACTGGAGTTCACCGATGTCTTGATCGGAGAGGTTTGGTTGTGCAGCGGCCAATCGAACATGCAGTATTCGGTCAATCAAGCCAACGATGCCGATCTGGAAAAGATGACGGCCAATTACCCTCACATTCGCTTGATCTCGGTACCTCTTGTTGGCGTGCAAGAGCCAAAAGACGATTTTCAAGGGGAGTGGTTACAGTGCACTTCCAGTACTGTCGGTTCGTTCTCCGCGGTCGGCTATTTCTTCGGCCGTCAATTGCACCAATCCCTCGGCGTGCCGATCGGTTTGATCGACAATTCGTGGGGCGGTTCGGCGTGCGAAGCTTGGGTCAACCGCGATCTGTTGGAGGCCGACGAAGCTTACGGGCCCCTGTTGGAGCGATGGGGCAAAGAGGAAGCACAGTATGAAAAATTGAGCGCCGCGGAGGCGGAGGATGACAAGCAGGCGAAGCAGCTGGCAAAACTAAAGCAACGCATGACAGGGCAGCATCGTCCCGGCAATCTGTATTGTGGCGTGCTGAATCCGATCTTGGGCTACGGGATTCGCGGTACGATCTGGTACCAAGGTGAATCCAACGCCAGCCGCGCGTACCAATATCGCGATCTCTTCCCGTTGATGATCAAATCTTGGCGCGAGGAATGGAACCAGGGAGACTTTCCATTCTATTGGGTTCAATTGGCCGACTACCGCAACGAAGTCAGCGAACCTGGAGATAGCGATTGGGCTGAGTTGCGTGAGGCGCAGACGATGACGATGGATCGTTTGCCCAACACGGGCGAAGCGGTGATCATCGACATCGGCGAAGGCCGCGACATCCATCCTCGCAACAAACAAGATGTTGCCAAACGGTTGGCTCGCTGGGCTTTGGCGAAGGATTACGGACTGGAGATCGAACACCAAAGTCCACGTTACAAGTCGGTAGAAACCGAAGGGAACAAGATGACGCTGACGTTTGATCACGTCGGTGCCAAAGGGCTCTATACCTTCGACGTCAAGCACCCGATTGGGTTCACGATCGCGGGCGAGGATCAGAAGTTTGTCGATGCCCAAGCGAAGCTGGTTGGCAAGGACAAGGTTGTTGTCTGGAGCGATGAGGTTTCCGAACCGGTTGCCGTGCGTTACGCCTGGGCCACCAACCCGATCGCCAACGTAACAGCTCGCAACGGCCTGCCGCTGACTCCGTTCCGCACCGACGATTGGAAGGGTGTTACCGCCGACGCGAAGTAG
- a CDS encoding AAA family ATPase produces MKIKDLQIDGFGVWTGLSVDSLPDGMTLFYGPNEAGKTTLMQFLRAMLYGFTTERRERYLPPVYGGSPGGALRVTGPGGGYELRRRAQLTDADGNGSLTVTGTDGLVQGEHRLKMLLGQIDEPIFKNVFAIGLRELQELGTLDDTSAADELYKLSSGLDRVSLVDVTRQLRDARSQVLGSESSNRNGHQLAELISRRDRLRDEVDQLTRRGRRWAELATQRRTQIQEIEHLRVKLGQWEHDARVTEVGSTARETWVKRQELRDQIERTERGLDLPEDAPMQLVHIEAQVEERKGKLEEVKRQRRELRDKAAALPLSQRLLALQSRIEAASQQATWIEALRDQIAKLDKQVEKAEQQLDADAHRLGLTDEERKSLIEGSKSEMPDLSRATLATLGGPARTVKEFLFQAKQARDESLKDRQEIQVQEKQLREKIGHLQSDDLHESIKLQGAVIARFRKAIQTEEHLDKLRRHYKELENEAINLTTAEALPVDRSIFMAAPFLFGGVGLIYGLVKTTGIWNVAERDPTFGMFSMLIGMACLAMWYMGRQLFDRGTSSDLHDTERQIEVVRKQIRETEREHEEIQKDLPAGAGPLESRLREALAELQAQEDALPLYHANQALVQRYKAARKRAEEAVEGLKRARADWKRTLLKLGLSESLSPKSIREMSDGYETLQASRRRVDELRDEKAERKRELAALGKRVESLYREALGEEEPESALASATQQDLKDPIQAVKDFINDEDEAEDYRPSRRGNDSRRQTDSGRSNEPRVSRRIPTDPLEQLNQMIQELERQQHWIKKRRELKEHDAQFRKASASHARAIERYEQNRRSLWAQCGVATQEQFYALVDRKTSLLEMRQNLEATQTKLDSLIGKKIDSGEVIRVLEETKAEDLDRRWESLNQKIEQTKERIGGLQTRQGELTAEMKQLTEDRRLTEAQLELGCIELQIRKCIEQWQTLGMTSKLLDEVCATFEKERQPETLREASSFLKQLTDGKYLRIWTPLGTNRLNVDNRDGKALPIEVLSRGTREAVFIALRLALAAAYARRGVMLPLVLDDVLVNFDRRRAVHAVRTLQHFAELGHQVMMFTCHEHIVEIFHEVAAEVRLLPPQGTPGVATVLLPEPPEEIVEEVVEEIVEEEPEEEPVAEVAEVVEETVEEETWEEPEVEEVAEEEVAEEEPIEEEIVEEVIEEIVSETPEPEPEIIDEIEEEVEEFYEEPEPVIVTKVERHRRRPTPVIEDDLEPVDLNWVWFDTDPLPQDDDESDEEHSGPRNAWEHEDAWWAGKPAGVGQADDEDLR; encoded by the coding sequence GTGAAAATTAAAGATTTACAAATAGATGGTTTTGGCGTCTGGACGGGTTTAAGCGTCGACAGTCTGCCCGATGGCATGACGTTGTTCTACGGTCCCAACGAGGCTGGCAAGACAACGCTGATGCAGTTCCTGCGCGCGATGCTGTACGGCTTTACTACCGAACGCCGCGAGCGTTACCTGCCACCGGTCTACGGTGGTTCGCCCGGTGGGGCGCTGCGCGTCACCGGTCCTGGCGGTGGGTACGAATTGCGACGGCGGGCCCAATTGACCGACGCCGATGGCAACGGCAGTCTGACCGTGACCGGAACCGACGGGCTGGTCCAGGGAGAGCATCGATTGAAGATGCTGCTGGGACAGATCGACGAACCGATCTTCAAAAACGTCTTTGCGATCGGGCTCCGCGAATTGCAGGAACTCGGCACGCTCGACGACACATCCGCTGCCGACGAACTCTATAAACTGTCCAGCGGTCTGGACCGCGTTTCGTTGGTCGACGTCACGCGTCAATTGCGCGATGCCCGTTCGCAGGTCCTCGGCAGCGAATCGTCCAATCGCAACGGACACCAATTGGCCGAACTGATCAGCCGACGCGACCGACTTCGCGACGAGGTCGATCAACTCACCCGCCGCGGTCGACGCTGGGCGGAACTGGCCACCCAACGCCGCACGCAGATCCAAGAGATCGAACATCTGCGGGTCAAGCTTGGACAATGGGAACACGACGCTCGGGTTACCGAAGTCGGTTCGACAGCGCGGGAAACCTGGGTCAAACGCCAGGAACTGCGCGATCAGATCGAACGGACCGAACGCGGACTCGATCTCCCCGAAGACGCTCCGATGCAGTTGGTGCATATCGAAGCACAGGTCGAAGAGCGAAAAGGGAAGCTCGAAGAGGTGAAACGCCAGCGTCGCGAACTGCGCGACAAAGCTGCCGCACTGCCGCTGAGCCAACGCTTGCTGGCCCTTCAATCGCGGATCGAAGCCGCATCGCAGCAGGCGACTTGGATCGAAGCCCTTCGCGATCAGATCGCGAAGCTCGACAAGCAGGTGGAAAAAGCAGAGCAACAACTCGATGCCGACGCACACCGCTTGGGGCTGACCGACGAGGAACGCAAGTCGCTGATCGAAGGCTCCAAATCGGAGATGCCCGATCTATCGCGAGCCACCTTGGCGACGCTGGGCGGGCCGGCGCGAACCGTCAAAGAATTCCTCTTCCAGGCCAAACAAGCGCGCGACGAGAGCCTGAAGGATCGCCAAGAGATCCAGGTCCAGGAGAAACAACTGCGCGAGAAGATCGGACACTTGCAGAGCGACGATCTGCACGAATCGATCAAGCTGCAAGGCGCCGTGATCGCGAGGTTCCGCAAAGCGATCCAGACCGAGGAACACCTCGACAAGCTGCGTCGACACTACAAGGAACTCGAAAACGAAGCGATTAATCTAACCACCGCCGAAGCGTTGCCTGTCGATCGATCGATCTTCATGGCGGCACCGTTCCTGTTTGGTGGCGTCGGATTGATCTACGGCCTTGTCAAGACGACGGGCATCTGGAATGTCGCCGAACGCGATCCAACCTTCGGCATGTTCTCGATGCTGATCGGCATGGCCTGCTTGGCGATGTGGTATATGGGTCGGCAACTGTTCGACCGCGGTACCAGCAGCGATTTACACGACACCGAACGGCAGATCGAAGTCGTTCGCAAACAGATCCGCGAAACCGAACGCGAACACGAAGAGATCCAAAAGGATCTGCCCGCTGGGGCCGGTCCGCTGGAATCGCGATTGCGTGAAGCGCTCGCGGAACTGCAAGCTCAAGAGGACGCGCTGCCGCTGTATCACGCCAACCAGGCGTTGGTGCAACGTTACAAGGCGGCGCGGAAACGTGCCGAAGAAGCTGTCGAAGGCCTCAAACGGGCGCGTGCCGATTGGAAACGCACGCTCCTGAAACTGGGGCTGTCCGAATCGCTCTCGCCCAAGAGCATTCGGGAGATGAGTGACGGTTACGAAACGCTGCAAGCGTCGCGTCGCCGTGTCGACGAATTGCGCGACGAGAAGGCGGAGCGGAAGCGGGAACTCGCAGCCCTTGGCAAACGCGTCGAATCGCTGTATCGCGAAGCATTGGGAGAGGAAGAGCCCGAAAGTGCGTTGGCCTCTGCGACGCAACAGGACCTCAAAGATCCGATCCAAGCCGTCAAAGACTTCATCAACGATGAAGACGAGGCCGAGGATTACCGTCCCTCGCGGCGCGGCAACGATTCGCGTCGCCAAACCGATTCGGGACGATCCAACGAACCGCGGGTCTCGCGACGCATTCCTACCGATCCGTTGGAGCAATTGAATCAGATGATTCAAGAACTCGAACGCCAACAGCACTGGATCAAGAAGCGCCGCGAGCTCAAGGAGCACGACGCACAGTTCCGCAAGGCGAGCGCAAGCCACGCCCGAGCGATCGAACGCTACGAACAGAACCGCCGCTCGCTGTGGGCGCAATGTGGTGTCGCAACGCAGGAACAGTTCTACGCGCTTGTCGATCGAAAGACTTCGCTGCTGGAGATGCGGCAGAACTTGGAAGCGACGCAGACCAAGCTCGATTCGTTGATCGGCAAAAAGATTGATTCCGGCGAAGTGATTCGCGTATTGGAAGAGACCAAGGCCGAAGATCTCGATCGACGCTGGGAATCGTTGAATCAAAAGATCGAACAGACCAAGGAACGGATCGGCGGGTTGCAAACCCGGCAGGGCGAATTGACCGCCGAGATGAAGCAATTGACCGAAGACCGCCGACTGACCGAAGCACAACTGGAACTCGGCTGCATCGAGCTCCAGATCCGCAAGTGCATCGAACAGTGGCAAACGCTTGGCATGACCAGCAAGCTGTTGGACGAAGTCTGTGCGACGTTTGAAAAGGAACGCCAACCCGAAACGCTTCGCGAGGCGTCGTCGTTCTTGAAGCAGCTGACCGATGGCAAATACCTACGGATCTGGACGCCGCTGGGAACCAATCGCTTGAACGTCGATAACCGCGATGGCAAAGCGTTGCCGATCGAAGTCCTCAGCCGCGGTACTCGCGAAGCTGTCTTCATCGCGCTGCGATTGGCTCTGGCCGCCGCCTACGCTCGCCGTGGTGTGATGCTGCCGCTGGTCCTGGACGACGTGCTTGTCAACTTCGACCGTCGCCGCGCCGTGCACGCAGTCCGCACCCTGCAGCACTTCGCTGAACTCGGGCACCAAGTGATGATGTTCACCTGCCACGAACACATCGTCGAGATCTTCCACGAGGTAGCCGCCGAAGTCCGTCTGCTGCCGCCACAAGGCACGCCGGGAGTCGCCACAGTGCTGTTGCCCGAACCGCCAGAAGAGATCGTCGAAGAAGTGGTAGAGGAGATCGTCGAAGAGGAACCCGAAGAGGAACCTGTCGCCGAAGTCGCTGAGGTGGTCGAAGAGACTGTCGAAGAGGAGACTTGGGAGGAACCCGAGGTCGAAGAGGTGGCTGAAGAAGAGGTTGCCGAGGAAGAACCGATCGAAGAGGAGATCGTGGAAGAAGTGATCGAAGAGATCGTTTCGGAAACGCCCGAGCCCGAGCCGGAAATCATCGACGAAATCGAGGAAGAGGTCGAAGAGTTCTACGAAGAACCCGAGCCCGTGATCGTGACCAAGGTGGAGCGTCATCGACGGCGTCCTACTCCCGTCATCGAAGACGATCTCGAACCAGTCGATCTCAATTGGGTCTGGTTCGACACCGATCCGCTTCCGCAGGACGATGACGAATCGGACGAAGAGCATTCCGGTCCGCGGAACGCCTGGGAACACGAAGACGCATGGTGGGCCGGCAAACCGGCGGGCGTCGGGCAAGCCGACGACGAGGACCTGCGATAA